A genomic stretch from uncultured Cohaesibacter sp. includes:
- a CDS encoding SIS domain-containing protein, whose protein sequence is MNDQVKNTGLDEAIAAVAARESVTEFYFVACGGSNALLMQGQYIMDREAKGIAAYSYSSAEFIARAPVRLGKNSVVITCSHSGNTPETIAATRYAREAGALTICFTHKPESELDEAAEKAIYYEFDPLTVGEKHNALLLVQLVLGSLKELEGNTKIDQVKAALPTLSDKAEKVKAAHADNAKAWAESYKREPVIYTMSSGSCHSIAYSFAICLLQEMQWVHSAAIHSGEYFHGPFEITDFDTPFIVLKTLANSRKMDERALAFAEKYSKRILVLDAEEFGVEEVAGDAAEYLVPIMFTALLRTYAVALSDSRGHPLSVRRYMWRMEY, encoded by the coding sequence ATGAATGATCAAGTAAAAAATACCGGCCTTGATGAGGCTATTGCTGCCGTTGCAGCACGCGAGTCAGTCACGGAATTCTATTTTGTCGCATGTGGGGGATCCAACGCCCTTCTGATGCAGGGCCAGTATATCATGGACCGCGAAGCCAAGGGCATCGCTGCTTATTCCTACAGCTCCGCAGAATTCATCGCGCGTGCACCGGTCCGTCTTGGCAAGAACTCAGTTGTCATTACCTGTTCCCATTCCGGCAATACGCCAGAGACCATCGCGGCCACCCGTTATGCCCGCGAAGCTGGTGCGCTGACGATTTGCTTCACCCACAAGCCGGAATCCGAGCTTGATGAAGCTGCCGAAAAAGCCATCTATTACGAATTCGATCCGCTGACCGTTGGCGAAAAACACAACGCTCTGCTGCTGGTTCAGCTGGTTCTTGGCTCCTTGAAAGAGCTGGAAGGCAACACCAAGATCGATCAGGTCAAAGCCGCTCTGCCGACGCTTTCCGACAAGGCTGAAAAGGTCAAAGCTGCTCATGCAGACAATGCAAAAGCTTGGGCTGAATCCTACAAGCGCGAACCTGTCATCTACACGATGAGCTCCGGTTCCTGCCACTCCATCGCCTATTCCTTCGCCATCTGTCTCTTGCAGGAAATGCAGTGGGTTCATTCTGCGGCCATCCATTCTGGCGAGTATTTCCACGGTCCTTTCGAAATTACCGATTTCGACACCCCGTTCATCGTGCTGAAAACTCTTGCAAATTCCCGCAAGATGGACGAACGCGCTTTGGCATTCGCTGAGAAATATTCCAAACGCATACTGGTTCTTGATGCTGAAGAATTCGGTGTTGAAGAAGTTGCCGGCGATGCAGCGGAATATCTTGTTCCGATCATGTTCACCGCCCTGCTGCGCACCTATGCCGTAGCTCTCAGCGATTCTCGCGGTCATCCGCTGAGCGTACGTCGCTACATGTGGCGCATGGAATACTAA
- a CDS encoding TetR/AcrR family transcriptional regulator: protein MAKRRAETMEENRAKLIAAGRKAFAEKGYSAASMDELTAEVGLTRGALYHNFGDKRGLLAAVVNQIDSEMALRAKEIGAAETDDWQGLLAEGTAYIRMALDPEVQRIVLLDGPAVLGDPSKWPSQNNCLQVTRQTVEKLMKRGIMKPVDAEAASRLLSGAALNAALWIAASDDAELVLPKAVAAFHALASGLLIKPT, encoded by the coding sequence ATGGCAAAACGACGTGCCGAGACGATGGAGGAGAACCGGGCCAAGCTCATTGCGGCGGGACGTAAGGCATTCGCAGAGAAGGGTTATTCAGCGGCGTCCATGGATGAATTGACTGCAGAGGTAGGCCTGACCCGTGGCGCGCTCTATCATAATTTCGGTGACAAGCGAGGATTGCTGGCCGCGGTTGTCAACCAGATCGACTCTGAAATGGCGCTGCGTGCCAAGGAGATCGGTGCAGCGGAAACAGACGACTGGCAGGGTTTGCTCGCCGAGGGCACGGCATATATAAGGATGGCGCTTGATCCAGAGGTTCAGCGCATAGTTCTGCTTGATGGACCGGCCGTGCTAGGCGACCCGTCCAAATGGCCCAGTCAGAACAATTGCCTGCAAGTGACAAGGCAGACAGTGGAAAAGCTCATGAAAAGGGGGATTATGAAACCCGTTGATGCTGAAGCAGCTTCCCGTCTTCTCAGTGGCGCTGCACTCAATGCTGCACTCTGGATAGCTGCCAGTGATGATGCGGAGCTTGTTTTGCCAAAGGCCGTTGCAGCATTTCACGCGCTGGCCTCGGGTCTGCTCATAAAACCAACGTGA